The nucleotide sequence GGTCACCTCGCCGTCCTCGGCAGCTGGGCGTGCACCGTCCTGGCCAGCCGGATCGCCTCGCGCGCGAGGTCGGCGCGGTGCAGCTCGCTGCCGGAGGAGGCGGTGTAGCCTTCGTTGAAGATCAGGTAGAGCACGTGCAGGACGACCCGCAGCCGCTCCTCCCGCTCCGCGCCCTCCGGCAGCGGAACGAACGTCCGGTGGCCCTGATGCGCTGCTTGGCCCTGCTGATCCGGGCCGCCATGGTGGCCTCCGGCACCAGGAACGCGCGGGCGATCTCGGCCGTGGTCAGCCCGCCGACCGCGCGCAGCGTCAGCGCCGTCTGGGAGGCCGGGGTCAGCGCCGGATGGCAGCACAGGAAGAGCAGGACGAGCGTGTCGTCGGTGTCCGGCACGTCGTCGGGCACCACCTCGGCGGCCGTCGCCGACTCCCGCTCTCGGCGTGCCCGGTCGCTTCGCAGCTGGTCGATGAGCCTCCGGGTGGCCACCGTCACCAGCCAGCCGCGCGGATTGCCCGGCACCCCGTCGGCCGGCCACTGCACGGCGGCGTCGAGGACGGCCTCCTGGACGGCGTCCTCGCACCCTTCGAAGTGGCCGTACCGGCGTACCAGCGCGCCGAGGACCTGCGGTGTGAGTTCACGCAGCAGGTCCTCGAGGTTCGGTGCTGTCATGCCTCCAAGTTTCCGTCGCAGAACATCACCTGCCGCACCTCGACACCGAGGCCCTCGATCGCGGTGTCCGGGATCTGCGCCGCCAGTTCGATCGCCCGCTCCTTGGTCTCGCAGTCGATCAGGTAGAAGCCGCCCAGGTACTCCTTGGACTCCAGGAACGGGCCGTCGGTCACCACCCGCCGGCCGTTGCGCACCGTCACCACGGCGGCCTGCGAAGGGTCGACCAGGGCCTGGGTGGTGATCAGCTCACCGGAGGACTTCACCGCCTCGATGAACCTGCCGTGGCCGGCGCCGAGCGCGGTCTTCTCCTCCTCGGTCAGCGCGTCCAGTACGGCCGGGTTAATGTGCAGGCTGATCAGGAACTGCATCGTGTGCTCCTCGTCGCTCGCGGGCCCCGGCTGAGGCCCTTCGACCGGTTGTCGGAGCCGACGCCGCAGTCTTGACATCCCCCGCCGGAAAGTTCGCACAATCCTCCCGCCGCCGCACGGCCCGGCTGTTCAGTCGACGGTCGGCCAGTCCCAGCCGAGCTGGAGGAAGAGACCGAGGCGGTCGGAGACGCCGCGGATCTCGGTGATCCGGCCGCCGGCGACCGTGAACGCGAAGATCGCCTCGTTCTCGAATCGACGGCCGGTCGGGACGGGCATGCGCGGGTGGGCGCCGGAGCTGACACCGGACTGGGTGATCCGGGCAACCACCCGGTCGCCCTCGGCGATCAGCTCGTCGATCAGGGCGCGGTACGGCTTCAGGGCGGTCAGCTGGGTCTCGATGGCGGCGAAGGCGGCGCCGGGCTCGTCCGGCTCGCCGTGGATGATCTTGTTGTGGTCCACGACGTCCGCCGCCAGGTAGTCGCCGAGGTCGGCCGTCCGGCCCTCGTTGAGTGCGGTGAAGAAGTCGGTGACGAGCTGCTTGTTCCGGTCCACGGACATGCCGGGAATCCCCCTTACGGTGTAAGCCTGCGCTCTGCGCTACTGTTGCCTTACGCCGTAAGAAAGTCAAGCGGCGCGCCACGCGAGAGGGGAGAGCGCCGGTGGATGCCGCCAGCACCCGGCGAGCCGGGCTGAGCCGGGAGAAGGTGCTGCGTGCGGCCCTCGGCCTCGTCGACCGGGACGGCGTCGAGAAGCTCTCCATGCGCCGTCTGGGCGCCGAACTCGGCGTCGAGGCGATGACGCTCTACCACTACGTGCCGAACAAGGCCGCACTCCTGGACGGGCTCGTCGAACTCGTCGTCGGCTCCGTCCGCCCCGACCCGGACGGCCCTGCCGAGGCCTGGCCGCAGCGCCTGCGGGAGTTCGCCACCGCCTTCCGCGCGGAGCTGCTCCGCCATCCGGGCGTGATCGTGCTGGTCGCGACCCGCCCGGCCCGCTCCGCCCGGGCCCTGCAGATCGTCGAGGACACCGCCGCCGCCCTCGGCCGGGCCGGCATTGGCCCGGTCGACGCCCTCCGCATCGTCAACTCGGTGGCCACCCTGGTGATCGGCCAGTGCCTCGCCGAGGCCGCCGCCACCCCCGGCCACCCGGACGAACCGGCCGACCTCGACCTCGGCGCCCACCCCACCCTCGCCGCCGCCGTCGCCGGAGGCCTCGGAACCCCGGAGGACCATCAGGCCCGCTTCGACCTCGCCCTGGACGCCCTTCTCACCGGCCTCCGCCGCTGAACGACCCGCCGCCGCTGATCGGCCCGTCGTCGCCGACCCGGAGCGCAGCGCGGTCATCGCGATCCGGCGACGCTCCGTCACCTCGCCCCCGGGGTCGGCCATGCGTCAGCCGGGCGGCCCGGGGCGGCTCGCCGGTGCGGAAACCGCCGACCGGGCCGGTCCCGGGCGAGACTGGGCCGGCCGGGCCGTCGGCCGGGCGCCCGCACGACGAGGAGCAGCCGGCATGCGCGAGGACGAGGTGCCCACCGAGGGGGAGACGCAGGCGGAGCGGGTGGACGCGCTCACCGAGCAGCTCAAGGAGCGCATCTACGCCACCATCACCATGGTCGCCGTGGTGGTCGGCCTCTCCGTCGTCGAGGACCTGACGACCTGGAAGGCCGCCCTCGCCGTGTGCGCGACGGCGGTCGGCCTCTGGCTGGCCTCGCTGGTCGCCGACGAGCAGGCGTACCGGATC is from Streptomyces sp. TLI_235 and encodes:
- a CDS encoding ketosteroid isomerase-like protein, coding for MSVDRNKQLVTDFFTALNEGRTADLGDYLAADVVDHNKIIHGEPDEPGAAFAAIETQLTALKPYRALIDELIAEGDRVVARITQSGVSSGAHPRMPVPTGRRFENEAIFAFTVAGGRITEIRGVSDRLGLFLQLGWDWPTVD
- a CDS encoding TetR family transcriptional regulator; protein product: MDAASTRRAGLSREKVLRAALGLVDRDGVEKLSMRRLGAELGVEAMTLYHYVPNKAALLDGLVELVVGSVRPDPDGPAEAWPQRLREFATAFRAELLRHPGVIVLVATRPARSARALQIVEDTAAALGRAGIGPVDALRIVNSVATLVIGQCLAEAAATPGHPDEPADLDLGAHPTLAAAVAGGLGTPEDHQARFDLALDALLTGLRR